TAGCGTTCAGATTGAGGAACGGGAACGATCAGGAGGCTATATCTAAGTACACGGAGGTGGAGGAGGTATCATCCTACCTCCCCACGCTCTCGGATCACGAAGCCCTCATATGGGGGATGGGGAGCTGCGTCCCCTTCCCCGTTCAGGTGGAGGTGGAAGTAGTTGCCTTACCATCGAAGTCATCGAGCTCACCCGAGAGGGCCTGGGAGAAGATGTTATAAGCTCAGCGAGCAGCTAACCGTATGATAAGGATATTCGATTCCACCCTCACCCTGGGTGAGATGGTACCCGGCGTCTCCTTCGGCCTAGAGGGGAAGCTCGAGATAGCCTCGCATCTCGATACCCTCGGCGTGGATGTCATCGAAGCAGGCTTCCCCGCATCCTCCGAGGGTGAGAAGAGGGTAGTCAGGGAAGTAGTGAGGAACGTGAAGAGGTTATCGAGATCGGGCCTCTCCCCCGAGGTATGCGCATTAGCTAGAGCTATAAGGGAGGATGTGAAGGCCGCTGTAGAGACTGGAGTCGATAGCGTGAACATATTCATACCGGCCAGCAGGTTGCTGTTGGAGAGAGCTTACGGGATGAGAGAGGAGGAGGCGAGGGAGAGGGTCAGGGAAGCGGTGAGCTTAGCTAAATCGCATGACCTCACTGTTGAATTCACGGCTGAGGATGCTGGAAGGTCCGATGATCTCCTCTGGGATCTCTGCAGGATAGCTGAGGAGTCCGGGGCGGATAGGATAAATTTGAGCGATCCAGTCGGAGCCATGCTCCCTGATGATGCTAAGAAAATCGTTTTAGAGGCGAAGAAGAGGATAAGGAAGCCGATAAGTGTGACATTCTCCAACGACTTGGGGATGGCTACGGCTAATTCTCTATCAGCAGCTATAGCTGGAGCGGATCAGATACACGTATCGGTCAACGGCCTCGGTCCTAAAGCTGGTATAGCGCCTCTAGAACAGGTAGTAGTCGGGTTGAAGAAGTTAGCTGGCCTCGATACCAATGTGAAGATGGAACTCCTGCCCAGCGTGAGCGAAGCTGTAGAGAGGATAAGCGGTATCCCGATCAGCGAGATATCCCCTATAGTAGGTCCCTTAGTCTTCACTTATGAAGCCGGTGTTCACGTCAGCGCTATATCTAATGAGCTCTCCAGCTATGAGATAGTGAGCCCCGGGGAAGTTGGAAGGGTCAGGAGATTCTGGGTCGGGACTCACTCAGGGAGGAAGGCAGTTAAAGAAGTGCTCAAGGAGATGGGATATTCAGCGAGCGATTCAGATGTGGAGAGGATATTGGCTAGGGTGAAGGAGCTCTCTCAAGAGGGAATCAGAATTACTGAAGCTATATTCAGATCAGTAGTGGAGGAGGTGCTGGGGGAGAGGCCGAGGCTCTTCAAGGTGAAGGAGTGG
The sequence above is drawn from the Candidatus Korarchaeum cryptofilum OPF8 genome and encodes:
- a CDS encoding alpha-isopropylmalate synthase regulatory domain-containing protein; translation: MIRIFDSTLTLGEMVPGVSFGLEGKLEIASHLDTLGVDVIEAGFPASSEGEKRVVREVVRNVKRLSRSGLSPEVCALARAIREDVKAAVETGVDSVNIFIPASRLLLERAYGMREEEARERVREAVSLAKSHDLTVEFTAEDAGRSDDLLWDLCRIAEESGADRINLSDPVGAMLPDDAKKIVLEAKKRIRKPISVTFSNDLGMATANSLSAAIAGADQIHVSVNGLGPKAGIAPLEQVVVGLKKLAGLDTNVKMELLPSVSEAVERISGIPISEISPIVGPLVFTYEAGVHVSAISNELSSYEIVSPGEVGRVRRFWVGTHSGRKAVKEVLKEMGYSASDSDVERILARVKELSQEGIRITEAIFRSVVEEVLGERPRLFKVKEWVAVTGSGITPTATIRALIGGREVISSSSGVGPVDAITKAIRSIQGIPSFNLRRFRLIAVSSGSEAIAELKIRVVGPKGEVEAAGTSRDIVDASLKAIEEAVNKIIPRES